One window of the Branchiostoma lanceolatum isolate klBraLanc5 chromosome 3, klBraLanc5.hap2, whole genome shotgun sequence genome contains the following:
- the LOC136431103 gene encoding solute carrier family 49 member A3-like isoform X1, giving the protein MGDQLLCCCSRPATRTTGHRMDGVSSNAEETKGINERDVMLAAEVPKVEGQVTACDVEYRVYSSRWFILFVFCFLNLSNAMMWLTFAPISDYTAEFYKVTFDQVNWLSLVFMIVSIPLGVAATWLLDTLGLRPGVILAAWLNLVGAIVRLISAIPAIPESARFPVAITGQTLTALAQPFILEAPAKLAQLWFAENQRATANMIGSMSNPIGLLLANVISPAVVKSKADFLKVLGVYCAPAGVGVLLATFGVCSSMPPSPPTASAAATSETFWQGIKKIVKNLQYWILFTIFGVGLGLFNTLATILEQVLCPRGYDNTYVGLCAALMIICGVVGAGVAGILVDKTKRFQEVVKVGFAGAALALLGLSFLSRQRSQQPGIATLCGIFGFFGFALYPISTELAIEVTYPVAEATSSGLLIVSGQVWGIILILITQAIAQPLSAEDAQHANCGTTGAIIPQDMSIAMWVLAGVACFAAIIQIIFFRPTYKRLKAENWEKAVKAKRSGVNLISMKSIAV; this is encoded by the exons ATGGGCGATCagttgttatgttgttgttcaAGGCCAGCTACTCGAACTACAG gaCACAGGATGGATGGAGTTTCATCAAATGCTGAAGAGACAAAGGGGATCAATGAGCGTGATGTCATGTTAGCTGCTGAGGTCCCAAAGGTGGAAGGACAGGTGACAGCATGTGATGTGGAGTACAGGGTGTACAGCAGCCGATGGTTCATCCTCTTTGTCTTCTGCTTCCTCAACCTCTCCAATGCCATG atgtGGTTGACCTTTGCACCTATCTCTGACTATACAGCAGAGTTTTACAAGGTGACCTTTGATCAGGTCAACTGGCTGTCACTGGTCTTCATGATAGTTTCCATCCCTCTGGGTGTGGCTGCAACCTGGCTTCTGGACACCCTGGGATTAAGGCCAGGG GTCATCCTTGCAGCATGGCTGAACCTAGTCGGTGCAATTGTTCGGCTCATCAGTGCCATCCCTGCAATCCCCGAGTCTGCCAGGTTCCCTGTGGCAATCACAGGGCAGACTCTCACTGCACTGGCACAGCCCTTCATCCTAGAGGCACCTGCTAAACTAGCACAGCTTTGGTTTGCTGAAAACCAGAGGGCAACAGCAAACATGATCGGATCTATGT CCAACCCCATTGGTTTGCTCTTAGCCAATGTCATCTCACCAGCTGTTGTGAAGAGTAAAGCTGACTTCCTCAAGGTG CTGGGTGTGTACTGTGCCCCAGCTGGAGTTGGTGTCCTCTTAGCCACCTTTGGTGTATGCAGcagcatgcccccctccccaccgacaGCCAGTGCTGCTGCCACTTCAGAAACATTCTGGCAAGGGATCAAAAAG attgtgaaaaatttacagtactggATTTTGTTTACGATCTTTGGAGTTGGTCTTGGCCTATTCAACACCCTGGCAACCATTCTGGAGCAGGTCCTATGTCCAAGGGGTTATGACAAT ACCTATGTGGGCCTGTGTGCTGCCTTAATGATCATCTGTGGGGTCGTAGGAGCTGGCGTAGCTGGAATCCTGGTGGACAAGACCAAACGTTTTCAAGAGGTGGTAAAAGTTGGTTTTGCAGGGGCAGCTTTGGCCCTCCTTGGCCTTTCCTTt CTGTCCAGACAGCGCAGTCAACAACCTGGCATTGCCACTTTGTGTGGAATCTTTGGGTTCTTTGGCTTTGCGTTGTACCCAATTTCTACAGAACTTGCCATTGAGGTGACCTACCCTGTCGCTGAAGCCACCAGTTCAGGACTACTGATAGTTTCAGG ACAAGTGTGGGGCATCATCCTGATCCTGATCACCCAGGCCATTGCCCAGCCCCTGTCAGCAGAAGATGCCCAGCATGCCAACTGTGGCACCACAGGAGCAATCATCCCACAGGACATGTCCA TTGCCATGTGGGTGCTGGCAGGAGTAGCATGTTTTGCAGCCATCATACAGATCATCTTCTTCAGGCCAACATACAAGCGACTGAAAGCAGAAAACTGGGAGAAGGCAGTCAAAGCAAAGAGGAGTGGAGTCAATTTGATAAGCATGAAATCTATTGCAGTTTGA
- the LOC136431103 gene encoding solute carrier family 49 member A3-like isoform X2 — MDGVSSNAEETKGINERDVMLAAEVPKVEGQVTACDVEYRVYSSRWFILFVFCFLNLSNAMMWLTFAPISDYTAEFYKVTFDQVNWLSLVFMIVSIPLGVAATWLLDTLGLRPGVILAAWLNLVGAIVRLISAIPAIPESARFPVAITGQTLTALAQPFILEAPAKLAQLWFAENQRATANMIGSMSNPIGLLLANVISPAVVKSKADFLKVLGVYCAPAGVGVLLATFGVCSSMPPSPPTASAAATSETFWQGIKKIVKNLQYWILFTIFGVGLGLFNTLATILEQVLCPRGYDNTYVGLCAALMIICGVVGAGVAGILVDKTKRFQEVVKVGFAGAALALLGLSFLSRQRSQQPGIATLCGIFGFFGFALYPISTELAIEVTYPVAEATSSGLLIVSGQVWGIILILITQAIAQPLSAEDAQHANCGTTGAIIPQDMSIAMWVLAGVACFAAIIQIIFFRPTYKRLKAENWEKAVKAKRSGVNLISMKSIAV; from the exons ATGGATGGAGTTTCATCAAATGCTGAAGAGACAAAGGGGATCAATGAGCGTGATGTCATGTTAGCTGCTGAGGTCCCAAAGGTGGAAGGACAGGTGACAGCATGTGATGTGGAGTACAGGGTGTACAGCAGCCGATGGTTCATCCTCTTTGTCTTCTGCTTCCTCAACCTCTCCAATGCCATG atgtGGTTGACCTTTGCACCTATCTCTGACTATACAGCAGAGTTTTACAAGGTGACCTTTGATCAGGTCAACTGGCTGTCACTGGTCTTCATGATAGTTTCCATCCCTCTGGGTGTGGCTGCAACCTGGCTTCTGGACACCCTGGGATTAAGGCCAGGG GTCATCCTTGCAGCATGGCTGAACCTAGTCGGTGCAATTGTTCGGCTCATCAGTGCCATCCCTGCAATCCCCGAGTCTGCCAGGTTCCCTGTGGCAATCACAGGGCAGACTCTCACTGCACTGGCACAGCCCTTCATCCTAGAGGCACCTGCTAAACTAGCACAGCTTTGGTTTGCTGAAAACCAGAGGGCAACAGCAAACATGATCGGATCTATGT CCAACCCCATTGGTTTGCTCTTAGCCAATGTCATCTCACCAGCTGTTGTGAAGAGTAAAGCTGACTTCCTCAAGGTG CTGGGTGTGTACTGTGCCCCAGCTGGAGTTGGTGTCCTCTTAGCCACCTTTGGTGTATGCAGcagcatgcccccctccccaccgacaGCCAGTGCTGCTGCCACTTCAGAAACATTCTGGCAAGGGATCAAAAAG attgtgaaaaatttacagtactggATTTTGTTTACGATCTTTGGAGTTGGTCTTGGCCTATTCAACACCCTGGCAACCATTCTGGAGCAGGTCCTATGTCCAAGGGGTTATGACAAT ACCTATGTGGGCCTGTGTGCTGCCTTAATGATCATCTGTGGGGTCGTAGGAGCTGGCGTAGCTGGAATCCTGGTGGACAAGACCAAACGTTTTCAAGAGGTGGTAAAAGTTGGTTTTGCAGGGGCAGCTTTGGCCCTCCTTGGCCTTTCCTTt CTGTCCAGACAGCGCAGTCAACAACCTGGCATTGCCACTTTGTGTGGAATCTTTGGGTTCTTTGGCTTTGCGTTGTACCCAATTTCTACAGAACTTGCCATTGAGGTGACCTACCCTGTCGCTGAAGCCACCAGTTCAGGACTACTGATAGTTTCAGG ACAAGTGTGGGGCATCATCCTGATCCTGATCACCCAGGCCATTGCCCAGCCCCTGTCAGCAGAAGATGCCCAGCATGCCAACTGTGGCACCACAGGAGCAATCATCCCACAGGACATGTCCA TTGCCATGTGGGTGCTGGCAGGAGTAGCATGTTTTGCAGCCATCATACAGATCATCTTCTTCAGGCCAACATACAAGCGACTGAAAGCAGAAAACTGGGAGAAGGCAGTCAAAGCAAAGAGGAGTGGAGTCAATTTGATAAGCATGAAATCTATTGCAGTTTGA
- the LOC136431104 gene encoding U1 small nuclear ribonucleoprotein A-like, with translation MELRPNHTIYINNLNEKVKKEELKKSLYAIFSQFGQIMDIVALKTLKMRGQAFVIFKDINSATQALRSMQGFPFYDKPMRIAYSKTDSDTIAKMKGTYVERKKKERQEKVPKKPAPRPQAPAPAQIPPPQQQRMQQQPPPIMQQQMAPGGPTPGMGQPPQQMMPGMAQPSQPQPQAEQPPNNILFLTNLPEETTEMMLSMLFNQFPGFKEVRLVPGRHDIAFVEFDNEMQSGAARDALQGFKITPTHAMKISFAKK, from the exons ATGGAGCTGCGACCCAACCACACCATCTACATCAACAACCTCAACGAGAAGGTGAAGAAGGAGGAGCTGAAAAAGTCCCTGTACGCCATCTTCTCACAGTTCGGGCAGATCATGGACATTGTCGCTCTCAAGACGCTGAAGATGCGCGGACAGGCGTTCGTCATCTTCAAGGACATCAACAGTGCCACGCAGGCACTCCGGTCCATGCAGGGTTTCCCGTTTTACGACAAGCCCATGCGGATAGCCTACTCAAAGACAGACTCTGACACTATAGCAAAGATGAAGGGTACGTATGTtgagaggaagaagaaagagcGCCAGGAGAAGGTTCCGAAGAAGCCGGCTCCCCGTCCGCAGGCGCCAGCTCCCGCTCAGATTCCTCCTCCACAGCAGCAGAGGATGCAGCAACAACCTCCTCCCATTATGCAGCAGCAGATGGCACCAG GTGGGCCTACACCAGGGATGGGCCAGCCCCCACAGCAAATGATGCCTGGCATGGCCCAGCCATCCCAGCCGCAGCCACAGGCCGAGCAGCCTCCCAACAACATCCTGTTCCTCACCAACCTGCCTGAGGAGACCACGGAGATGATGTTGTCTATGCTGTTCAACCA GTTCCCTGGCTTCAAGGAAGTGCGGTTGGTTCCAGGTCGCCACGATATTGCCTTTGTTGAGTTTGACAATGAGATGCAGTCTGGTGCTGCGCGTGACGCCCTACAGGGCTTCAAGATTACACCAACACATGCAATGAAGATCTCCTTTGCTAAGAAGTAG